From Daphnia pulicaria isolate SC F1-1A chromosome 11, SC_F0-13Bv2, whole genome shotgun sequence, the proteins below share one genomic window:
- the LOC124315339 gene encoding glutaryl-CoA dehydrogenase, mitochondrial-like has product MASGMRFAFSVIRPVNLACVRFQSTAAQTKVYETKPKSAEKVAFDWRDPLNLESQLTEDEIMMRDSFKTYCQEKLMPRITMANRHEVFHREIMQEMGELGVLGPTIEGYGCAGASSVAYGLLAREVERVDSSYRSAFSVQSSLVMYPIDAFGTTEQKEKFLPKLAKGELVGCFGLTEPNHGSDPAGMETKAKHDAKAGVYILNGSKTWITNSPIADVAVVWAKSLDEGNRIRGFLVERGTKGFTTPKIEGKFSLRASTTGMIMLEDVVIPESNMLPKVHGLKGPFSCLNSARYGIAWGTLGAAEFCLAAARDYTLQRQQFGRPLAATQLIQKKMADAMTEIALALQGCIQVGRLKDNGLVTPDMISLLKRNSCGKSLDIARACRDMLGGNGISDEYHIIRHVMNLEAVNTYEGTHDIHALILGRAITGLQAFSGSG; this is encoded by the exons AAG TTGCGTTTGACTGGCGTGATCCCCTGAACTTGGAATCTCAACTGACTGAAGATGAGATAATGATGCGGGACAGTTTCAAGACCTACTGCCAGGAAAAGCTCATGCCTCGCATCACAATGGCCAACAGACATGAAG ttttccatCGAGAAATCATGCAAGAGATGGGAGAGCTTGGCGTCTTGGGGCCAACAATTGAGGGATATGGCTGTGCTGGGGCCTCATCTGTAGCTTATGGCTTGTTGGCCAGGGAGGTGGAGCGAGTGGACTCGAGCTACCGTTCCGCCTTCAGTGTCCAGTCCTCATTAGTCATGTACCCCATCGACGCCTTCGGAACCACCGAGCAAAAGGAGAAGTTTCTTCCCAAACTTG CCAAGGGAGAGTTGGTGGGCTGCTTCGGTTTGACCGAGCCCAATCACGGCAGCGATCCTGCCGGAATGGAAACCAAAGCCAAACACGACGCCAAGGCGGGCGTTTACATTCTCAACGGAAGCAAAACTTGGATCACCAACAGCCCCATCGCCGATGTCGCCGTCGTCTGGGCCAAATCGCTGGACGAGGGCAACAGGATCCGAGGATTCCTGGTCGAACGAGGCACCAAAGGATTCACCACGCCTAAAATCGAAGGCAAATTCTCTCTTCGAGCTTCTACCACCGGCATGATCATGTTGGAAGACGTCGTCATACCCGAGTCCAACATGCTACCCAAAGTTCACGGCCTAAAAGGTCCGTTCAGTTGCCTCAACAGCGCCCGTTACGGAATCGCTTGGGGCACACTAGGAGCTGCCGAATTCTGCCTGGCAGCCGCCCGTGACTACACTCTCCAGCGACAACAATTCGGTCGTCCTCTGGCCGCTACTCAACTCATCCAGAAGAAAATGGCTGACGCCATGACCGAAATCGCGCTGGCCCTTCAGGGCTGCATCCAAGTCGGCCGTCTCAAGGACAACGGACT AGTCACGCCCGACATGATTTCGCTATTGAAGCGGAATTCTTGCGGCAAGTCGCTGGACATTGCCCGGGCCTGCCGAGATATGTTGGGTGGCAACGGAATTTCGGACGAGTACCACATCATCCGACACGTCATGAACTTGGAAGCCGTCAATACCTACGAAGGCACTCACGATATTCACGCCCTTATTCTAGGCCGTGCCATTACTGGCCTTCAAGCTTTTAGCGGATCgggttaa